The following proteins are encoded in a genomic region of Saccharomyces mikatae IFO 1815 strain IFO1815 genome assembly, chromosome: 9:
- the EMA17 gene encoding Ema17p (YPR071W family), with amino-acid sequence MQNVKEERSTIRALSKDVVSPPLAVRLTIKAMQILFIGKMFRYSFLPFLPFNLFTFDNSIMWFIAYSVIVSIWGFAVWMERAYRNKINLQPPRCTKIKCSRCKTKKKYPKWFKYKQWMNIFLLYVSLTVFNLAIQTSFFIKEMCVQGVKLPGGREPKCESYPGAIILFEGILVLIHSMTAHVFKEYYLHNGPLETGDRTPSDEKKSASEEAIL; translated from the coding sequence ATGCAAAATGTTAAGGAAGAGAGAAGTACTATTCGTGCTCTTAGTAAGGATGTTGTATCGCCGCCGTTAGCCGTCAGGCTTACCATCAAAGCAATGCAAATACTTTTCATCGGAAAAATGTTTCGATATTCATTTCTACCGTTTTTACCATTTAACCTTTTCACATTTGATAATAGCATAATGTGGTTCATAGCATATTCAGTGATCGTTTCCATTTGGGGGTTTGCTGTGTGGATGGAAAGAGCATATAGGAATAAAATTAATCTGCAGCCTCCTAGATGTACAAAGATAAAATGCTCTCGTtgcaaaacaaaaaaaaagtaccCCAAGTGGTTCAAATATAAACAATGGATGAATATTTTCCTATTATACGTTTCTCTAACAGTTTTTAACCTAGCTATTCAAACGtcttttttcataaaaGAAATGTGCGTTCAGGGTGTAAAATTACCTGGAGGGAGGGAACCAAAATGTGAAAGCTATCCAGGTGCTATCATATTATTTGAGGGGATTCTCGTACTAATCCATTCCATGACGGCTCATGTATTCAAAGAGTATTACTTACATAACGGCCCACTAGAAACGGGTGATAGAACTCCTTccgatgaaaagaaatcagCGAGCGAAGAGGCCATACTTTAA
- the EMC5 gene encoding Emc5p (similar to Saccharomyces cerevisiae EMC5 (YIL027C); ancestral locus Anc_7.200) produces the protein MSFVSKLLYAVATLVLFHSGFSSYEFHHLLKLNSLNNTQGVISELPKDIKYETYAGLLLFVLAVFTSFEKLQYLPIESNDGTIISQGNYLKEIALNKATNVDNLIGSNPNGEVIFTPSFVDVHAKRKISREWASNNEKKEK, from the coding sequence ATGTCGTTTGTTTCCAAGCTTCTCTACGCAGTCGCCACGTTGGTTTTATTTCATTCTGGTTTCTCAAGTTATGAGTTTCATCATCTATTAAAGCTTAACTCACTTAATAATACTCAAGGTGTAATCAGTGAGTTACCTAAAGACATCAAGTATGAAACATATGCTGGGTTGTTACTATTTGTTCTTGCAGTATTCACTTCGTTCGAGAAATTACAGTATCTGCCAATTGAGAGTAACGATGGGACAATAATATCCCAAGGGAACTATCTAAAGGAAATCGCATTGAATAAAGCTACCAACGTTGATAACCTAATAGGAAGCAACCCTAATGGTGAAGTTATATTTACACCCAGCTTTGTTGACGTCCACGCAAAGAGGAAAATCTCTAGAGAATGGGCTtctaataatgaaaaaaaggaaaaatga